One Streptomyces umbrinus genomic window, GGCGTGAGGGCCAGTGGGCACGCAGGCACGGCGCCTGGGGCGGAGGCGCGTACTACGGGGCCAACGGATGGCAGTACTCCCCGGCCACGGGGTGGACCTACAACGCACCCGCCTGCGACAGCGACACCTGCGCGCCTCGTTAGGCTCTGTCCCGTGCCAGCAGCGAAAGACAGCGCCAGTCGTCCGGACGGCCCCGCGGAGCCGGAGGGCCCCGCCCGGCCGTCCCGTACGCCGGCGAAGAGCGAGCAGACCCGGGCCCTGATCCTGGAGACGGCGATGCGCCTGTTCCAGGAGCGGGGCTACGAGAAGACGACGATGCGGGCCATCGCCAAGGAGGCAGGGGTCTCCGTAGGCAACGCGTACTACTACTTCGCCGGCAAGGAGCACCTGATCCAGGGGTTCTACGACCGGCTCGCCGCCGAGCACAGGGTGGCTGTCCGCGAAGTCCTGGACCAGGAGAAGGACCTGGAGGCGCGGATCGCCGGGGTGCTGAAGGCGTGGCTGGACGTGGCGACGCCGTACCACGAGTTCGCGGTGCAGTTCTTCAAGAACGCCGCCGATCCGGACAGCCCGCTCAGCCCGTTCTCCGCCGAGTCGGAGCACGCGCGCGTGGAGGCCATCGCGGTCTGCCGCGAGGTGCTGGCGGGCTCCAAGGCGAAGATCCCCGAGGAACTGCGGGAGGTGCTCCCCGAGTTGCTGTGGCTCTCCCAGATGGGTCTCGTCCTGTACTGGGTCTTCGACCGCACGGAGGGTCGCGAGCGCAGTTACCGCCTCGCCGAACGAGGTGCCCGGCTCACCTCGCTCGGCGTCTCACTGGCCCGCTTCCGGGTGCTGCGGCCCCTGGTCCGCGAGGTGCACGGGCTGTTCACGGACTTCCTGCCGGGGATGACGAACGCACTGCCCGACCCCGCCAAGAAGTCCGCGAAATAGCGCCCCCGCGCGGTCAGTTCACGGCGTCCACCTCGTCCTCCGCCAGCTCCACGTCGTACACCAGCGGTTCGGCGCCGACCATCACGTGCCGGGCGCGGGAGGGGTGCTCGGCGGCCGTCACGGCCAGCAGGTACGAGCCCGCGGAGGGCACCGAGACGATGTACGAGCCGTCGGCCAGCGACGTCACCCGGTCGAGCTGACGGCCGCCCTTGGAGAGCAGGGTCAGCGCGGCGCCCTCGACGGGTGCGCCGTCCGGGGTACGGACGAAGCCGTGGATCACGGTCGACCCGCCGTCGGCGTCGGCCACGCGCGCGTGGGGCTCGGAGACCTCCTCCTCGCGGGGCTCGACCGCCAGGTGCGGCAGTCGCTTCTCCAGACCGGCGGGCAGCCACCAGTTGGAGTTCCCCAGGAGGTGCATCGCGGCCGGCACCAGCGCCGTACGCAGGATGAACGCGTCCAGCGCGACCGCCGCCGCGAGCCCGATGCCCGCCATCGCGCCCTCCATGTCGCCGCTGAGGACGAACGCGGAGAAGACGCAGATCATGATCAGGGCCGCGCAGTTGATGACCCGGCTGGTCTCGGCGAGGCCGACCCGGACCGCCCGCGCGTTGTCCTTGGTGTGCACCCACTCCTCGTGCATGCGGCTCACCAGGAACACCTGGTAGTCCATCGAGAGCCCGAAGAGCAGCGACA contains:
- a CDS encoding TetR/AcrR family transcriptional regulator, producing the protein MPAAKDSASRPDGPAEPEGPARPSRTPAKSEQTRALILETAMRLFQERGYEKTTMRAIAKEAGVSVGNAYYYFAGKEHLIQGFYDRLAAEHRVAVREVLDQEKDLEARIAGVLKAWLDVATPYHEFAVQFFKNAADPDSPLSPFSAESEHARVEAIAVCREVLAGSKAKIPEELREVLPELLWLSQMGLVLYWVFDRTEGRERSYRLAERGARLTSLGVSLARFRVLRPLVREVHGLFTDFLPGMTNALPDPAKKSAK